Within the Glycine soja cultivar W05 chromosome 3, ASM419377v2, whole genome shotgun sequence genome, the region GTAGCATCAAAGAAATGAGACAATGAAATCAAATTTACATTTATATCACAACTAAGAATCAAGAATGAGGAACTTTGACCAGAATGATACTTGTCCTTGATTGGGGAAGCACAGAAAGGATTCGGACAGTTCATTTGTACTATCATTTGACCAACATGATTCATGAATCGCATGTCTTCCCCTCGGGGCAACTAGTGAGAAAGTAAACGAAAatacaaattgataaaaaaaagtaagtaaAACAATTTTCACCCCAAATCAAAAGCCTCCAAGAAACGTTAGGatacacataaaaataaaataaataaatggaacactcaatttaaataaactctttttgttttatttcttcagtgatatattttcaatcctactttaatgtttttccATCCTTTTACTTGTATGATCAACTGTCCACACCCTTGTCCACAGCTAACTCTGCATTTAAGCTGCTGCTTTCTACCTTTGGTGGACCTGAATGGCGCCTTGGCCTGGCAGGTGAAGCTGGGAAAGAAAGCCGCTTCTTCGCACTCCCAAAGGAACCTTTCTCTGCTTTTCCATTTTCTGGGGCTAATGGACTTTGTGTCCTGGACTTGGCTTTTGCAGATTGAGTTGGCACCATGTAGCTTGGAACTGCTGGAGAGCTAGCAAGGCTCTCATCATCTCTCACCAATGAACCGGCAATGGAGTGCCTCCGGAACCGGTCTGACTGTACACTGACCAAGCTTTTGGAGTCCTCGTCTGTAACCCAGCTGCCCCTTGGGCTTGGACTTACCTTCTTTGGTTTCTTAGCAGATATTGAAGCTGGCTTGGAAGGAGTGGACTGAAAGCTAGGTGAGCCAGGATTCTGGCAGGCTGTTGGAGAGTGCTTTTCCAAATTGAGCTGGAAACGAGCAAATGACTTGCTGATTTCTCCACCGGTAATACTGCGGCTTGAGCTTCTTACGGATGAGTGGTCATTCAACTCTTTATCCATATGGCTACGGCTCTCCCAAGGTCGGGCTGCCATCCATCGTTCCAACCAGCTCCAACCCCAGCTTGGATTGGTTGGATCCATGAACATTGGATTTACAGATCTAGATGAGTTCTTCCAATTTTGCTGCCAAATGTCAAACACTGATTTTGTTCAAAGCATCAAGGAACTTACACTTATGGTTGAAAATTATATCATAGGCAGAATGCTATTCATTCAAAATATGTTAGGCACATAATATAGCATGCCACTTTATTTCAGTAACTAATACTGCCATTGACAAAATTGAGGAAGAACTTATGCTGCAACTTAACAAAGCATTAGCATATCATTGGATTATGCAAAAGATCATTGAAAAAGGAGAGTGCAGAGGATATGGCTCTGAAGATAGTGACAAGATAGAGAAGGACTCATGCACTTATCAGGACTAAGTCTCAGATGGAAAAGTGTAACAGATTCAAGAGATAAAGAAACAATGAAGAGTATGTAGTATAATAAGGATGCTTGACTTCTCATTTTAGAGtttataatatgatatttttttaaaagattttccggttcatattaaatttttcattcatttcctCGCATGTATAAATTGttgagaaaaatagaaaaacctgATGAGTGAATGCATAAGCCAGCGCTCTTTCTCTTCTCGTAGTAGCTTCATACTTGCTAAGTAACTTGGCTTCGATTTGTTCTTTTGATTGTAGGCTGTCATCCCATTCCTCTCCCATCTATTATCATAATTTGTAGCAAGTTAAAAGCATTCCAAACACCATATGTTAAAAAGTCAAATgagattaaaatttcaaaataaattaggaaATGAAACCCAGACCCGCAAGCTCTCAAGCTCTCTTGCATGCTTCTGTAAGAGCTGTCTCTGCAGAGCCTGATTCTCCTCTAACATTCTGATCCTCCTTGAACGAATCTGAGACTGCAAGCGAGATAATGTCTGCATAGAGTGGAGGGTACTTGTGGCTTGGCGTTTAACAACTGGCCCTTCCATCAATAATTTCAACCTGACCAGCCCCCTTAAAGCCCGCAATGCTCTTCTTGCCTAAAAGATTGCAAAAGAAAGTGTAGgttgaaattcaaataacaATTCCTTTTGTGGCAATTATTGATAGATAGCATAATAACTGTGTATAAAGAGTACATTTAACAAAGATATTGTAtggattcaaatttaaaaagttaatttttttgttttgataactTTAAAGAGTTAAAATTTAATCTACTGTTACAGTAAAACTTTAAATCAATTAAAGGTGGAGTTGCACTAAacaaatatgttcttttttaaGGCTCCATAAGAATATGAATGGCATTTGATTACAAAACAATGAGTTAATGGCCCaatttcaaaaaggaaaaaaacttaGACGCATTTTCTTACATACTTTTTGGGGTGCTCATAATAAAGGTTTGCATCAAAGGTCAACATAGATTACCAAGGCAAAATTCCAATTCTGATTGAAGAACGACACCAAAAGCACTTATGGAACaatatctaagttttgtcctttaACAACTCTTTTCTGCTTGATAATTGGCATTCTAGAGTTAATTGTATCATCTCTAATAAATACAAGGGAGTTTTGTGtaggattttttaaaaaaagtaaaatgactCTCATTGAATGTTGAGTTAAATGAATTGTGAAAactaaccaaaaaaaatgaattgtgaAAAAAGGAAGGGGgggataattaattaatttatattgctTTGAATCAAAATTGCAACCCGTACCAAGTATCCACGAAAAgctgtttgaattttgatagCTGCCACTTCATCCTTTGGTTTACCAGCATAATGAGCAATTGGGGCAGCTTCAACCCTAACAGGTTCTATCTGAACAGAAGGAACAGGTTCCTCGGCATCCATGGCAGTTGCAACTTCAACAACATAGTCGTGATCATGActgatttcattttcaatatcaGTTAATTTAATCGCTTCTGGTGGAGGAATAGGTcgcggtggtggtggtgcttTATGAGCTTCTGAGTATGAGACTGAAGTCTCCGATTTTTGCTTCCCAAACCATTTCTTCttagatttacttgatttctgcaaaaataattgataaaactaTAAGAAACAACCCAGAAAATTGAGATAAGTTGAATTAAATTTCACCCAAACCTGTTCTTTCTTCTCCTTTGAGTCAGGACTGAGAGCTTTCATCACACTGGAAAACCAATTCCCCTTCCTCCCCATTTGGCATTCCTTAATTTGATCCTTTGCACCAAAAGAACAAGGAAGGAAACTTTGAAGATCTAAAACCTCACAGagcaaaacaatttaattttccaCCAGAAATCCAATGGCAtcctatgatattattaaatgtcatcattttatttttgatgatTTATTAAATGTCATAATTAGCACTACCAAACTTGACAGGCAAAAGCAAAGAGTCTCAATAATTCTGTAATACAACATAATTATTTCTTCCTTCTAAAAAACATAAGATGGAAAAGAACAGTAAGCTTCTCCAAGACATATCGTGCACATAATGGGGAAATAgaggtaaaaaagaaaaagctttATGCTAAAAATCCATCCAAATTCCTAATAATCCTAGTTGTATATCAATTCTACATTAATTCTATCTGGGTACCACATAAATGGACGTAAATCACGCTTTTggaaaaacaaacaccacatctATATTTTCTAGACCTAGTGCACCGaaagtcaaaaacaaaaaagaaaagtagtCAAATAATTTCTCCCCTTTGCATTTGCACATAGAATTGACACACGAGAATTCATATTCAAGTGGTTTAATCAGCTGGAACAGGTCTTTTAGCCAAAGTTGAAGTTAGAAGGTTTTcaccaaatgaaaaaaaaaagataagaaattgaAGAGGTAACTCAAGAGAATAAGAGAGGAAATTCCAGAGAATAGAGAGAATGAGTGAAAGTGGGAGATGGGATATCATATAACAAACAGAGCAAAGATgaggttaaaaaaatttagagccCAATGAAGAAGTAAGATGAGAGAGGTACCTGAACTCAAACAAAGTGACAGATCTCAAGTATGTTGTTCTTCTAACcctctctctctaaaaagatTGCAACTTGAAGAAGATCATATGCCTTTCTATTTCTCTCCTTGTGAAGAGGGAAATCAGATCTTGCCAAATGCTAAGAGAGGATGGTTTGAATTATAGGACCAGCTGTTTCGGCTAATATTGAGACCTTGCCACTTGGGTTGGTAACAGTGGGCCCTGAGCTGCTTTATCAAGTTCAAagattcaaatcaaattaaccaAGGTGTCACTAATATGTGAAGGATAATGCTGcagtaaatcaattttataacttaGGAAAGatagaaaaaggaaataaatagagtattagtaaataaaataagacaGGTAAAGGAGAAATATACATGTAAATTTAACAGTAAGTTGTAAAATGTGGtatgaaaatttattatcaatattatcaCTCACGAGTAAATCATGTTGGTGATGATGGCCAATGTGGTGCTGACAATTCGCATTCATGCCTTGtagcatttttaaatttttctcacCTTATTTGTTGAGATGTGGAAAGAAAATGTCAACATGAGTAGTTCATTgagtatttattgtaaaaaaaaaagtggtatGATATACTAGTTAACAAACAGCTATGTTATGTAAATACGTGATTAACTTTACATTTGCcaacatatttttgtttatttttaactttttttattaattgaaaaatttatttgactgttaaataaataaaaaaatttaatagcttttattatttttttaaatgatagctttcaattttttatattttttatttttatccttaatatatttattcattttttcttgttacattttttaaacaaatcatgatttataattttttccattttgtatttttaagttACTTCAATAATTAGTTCTACTACatacttctaattttttagctaccaattaattttacaacttttaactaattttgtgTAACATAATAGTCTAAAAATTAGATCTTTCAATTTGTGTGTAAAAAACATGTATTTAGAAAAGTTCACTATCTTAAATAAATCTTGATACTTTAATAAATTAGTCTATGACTTTGTGTAAGaacatattttgataaaaaaaaaaatattttttttactgactATTTAGTTTTTCTAAACTAACTATTAGCATTTTACCTATAGCATTCTTTCAAAAGCttatattatgatataaattatttggactattgaattctaaattaaaatttataaaatgaaaaagaaatcatgCATTGAAAGTGTACAGAAATTTATATAATCATCTCATCATAATTCATTATGTGTGATTAGTttgttgattttaaaaataattcaaacggtaatttatgattgaatgataatataaaattgttttatattattaatgcatAATCATTAAACTTTAAGGTTAATATCTCTTTACAAGTTGAAGAATGTATatctaagtattttttttagcttggagaaaaaatgagaaataagaACACGATCTAAAGACTTGGCTAAGATGTCTATGAAATGTTAggagtctctctctctctctctctctctctctctctctctctctctctctctctctctctctctctctctctctctctctctctctctctctctctctctctctctctaatatGAATAGAAAAAgctaattaatattattgttaatttaattgtataaaaaaattttaaaaattgctttaaattatttttttaacttaatatcaataataagattatatttaacaaaattagttaaaaactaaaaaattaagaataatgtGTTTAACTAATCATGTGTCAAACTCACAATAGATAAAAACGGATGCTATGAATGTAATGCACTTAACTAATCAAATGATATAATTGAAGTCTACTCCTAAAAGTTGTTTAAACACTATTAACTTCCCTGAGGATTGAATCCATAACCTAGATCCCTTTCAGAacttcattgttttcaaaatgtaCAAGTTGAGTAATGGTCTCGCCTAAGATGCTAGAAATAACTTGTGGTTCTTGTTGAATAACAAGGGAGAAACTTTTGTTGAATAGGGCGATGGCTCCATATATaaccaaaaatagttttttcatTGAATTGTTGTGGTGTTTcagtttttatctatttaaggggcatttttattttttttaaaagaaacaacACGTTCCTACTTCCTACACTGAATTCTCTCTTGTTAACAAAAGAGCAgaaactaacatttttttttatagaaaataatatatgaattaatttttatattatcatctaataaataattatgtataataaatttgttaattttgataataactatcataaaaaatcatattaaactttttttacatTGACTATATTTATTAAACCCATTTTCTTTCCATGCTTTATTTCAAATCAAACAAAGGCTAAAtgcttgattaaattaatttattttacttaacaAGTGAGTTTAAGCTTAATTTTGAACTTGAATTTGGCGAAGGTTCTGCAAATTGTGCATTAATTCAACGATGAATGATATACTAGCAGGTGCAAAAAGCCCAACCGTGTCTGAAGTTCTGAACCACATCCTTTTTCATACTTCTTGAATCGCATCAAGTCTTGTGCATACTAATGCAGAAAACCAGTTAAGcagtattaaataaaatgaagttGGTAATCGAGCCTAGCCAAGtcaatttccttttttaaatatGGTAGCAAGAAGGTTTTAAACATAAGTGCCTAAATTGCAAATTCCACCGTTACGAGTTTGTGACAACTTAATAAAGTACGTCATCAAATTATAGTAGGAGCTGATAAACCATCaccatttcaaattattttgcctataaaaaaacatttcaaattatttatcttttaccGGTAACCGTTTTATTTCTCGTTAATTTTATAGGTATCTCCTATTTATGCATTAACTTTTTAGCTGAATGTTTTAGGCCTAATAAATATAAGTTAACACTACTAATTTGTTTCAATTATAGTAGTGGGACACAAGGTGCTGACTAATTCAACTAACAAGTGCaatccattttcatttttcgtTATCCATAAATATAAAGCCagtttatgtttaaaaaatgatttttaaattatgtattttttcaaatattgtaAAAATACTCTTATCAATttcttacaaaaattaaaatattttttataattttttaattcctatttaaacaattttaaaaaattaaaataatttttttatatcaaaagtataattattaaaattgaattaaccAAGAAGATAGACCGACAATAAAACACTAGATCgctacattaattaaaaatcaagttTGTAAAGAATGGACAAAAGTTGTTTAGACTAATTCAAAACTAAACAATTTGGTTAGttggaaaaatgttttttatttttaattaaaaattaatattataataattaatacaattttagttCAATATTATGATGATTATGTATGTTTGGTTTGTAGTTGGAAACTTACTAACTAtgagaaaaaaacataaaaacttgCTTtccattttatgcttttgaaagtgTGACTCCTATTTGTAATGATGGAAACAAATTTCCAAATACAACCATATCAATTATACTATTTCGGGTCTATTTTATAATGAATTGTGTATTGTTCAACTTACTTAAATGTCATGACATACTTGATTTGATTTCATACTTAATTTTGGATGTTGTATGTTTATGAATGATGGCATCAAATAAGTGaaacttttattaatattacgaaattaaaatattgtattgtttttgtttaatatattatattaaaaattaaaatagtatcatttaattatgattaattcaaCTACTACTAGACTACTAAACTATAATTTATCTTCTTAATCTATTTAATGACTAATCTGATTTTAAAAACCGTGTCAATTAACAAAGTAGTGTGAAACACGACGGACTCATAATCTGTGTTAGAACTTAACTAAAAGACTGACAATTATCTAAATACccataagaaaaaatatctaaagaaaaataaaataaaaaacatatggGAAGATATAAGAACATCCATGTGACCAAATTCGGTGCCCTTCACGTCCAATATTCGTTTTCAAAGTACTTGCATCTAACAATCTATTATTATTGGAGTAGGTAAGAAATTGTGggcaaattttgtatttgtgaattttaattagtttgacTTAAGACAAACCTTGTTGGCTTAGCAACAACAAGCTGCATGTCACCGCTAACGAGTTCTTGAACACGCTTGCAAGTATGCTTTCCCGctcaacatatatatatgtttaaccTAGAGTCCTAGatctttattattcttattattatttaacccAACCATGTTTTCCACTATTCATCTAggttaataataacaataatataatctGCAAAAatcgtaaaaaataataatgtacacTATTAAgggaattgataaaaaaaatttcaggcTAAGCACATGTGAATCGCATTATAAGGTCAATATGTAGTCACGTGAACGACCACTAGAAAGCTATGCTCGTATTTCagttctctttcattttttttattcggtAACTtcatttactatttatttatgcATATTGCATATCATACATGAACATCCCAATACATCATACCCATCCACTAGGCAACGCCACACTGAACTATACCCCTCAACGGTAACCATcactggtttttttttttacgtaacAGCTATAtagctatttttttaatcctagaTATCGAACACAAATATCATAATATCATATGTTTATAGCAAGTTCCAGaagcaaaaatatatttacaacaACTTATGTATGATGTTAAAATCAACGAGATAGAACCTTCGATTGGTTAACAACTAGCTAATTAATCGTTCACTAACTCAGCATCATAATGTATTcaccagaaaaggaaaaaagaagcataataatagtaattatgtagagaaaaaaaagttatatattaagtatgcaaaataattttatattatcatccaATTAcaactcattatttatttatgataaatctattgatttttataattttttataagaatttacaaaattattttaaaaaaataaatgataaattattttatacaatcattaaattcaattatttatatgcGACTATCTTTGACTTTTATCCATATTccgtttttgttaaaaaaattatgtttttaaaatatgagtatTCAgtacattaaattataaatagacAGAAGTTTGCATATGGAAATTCGAACAGATATGAATATTTCTCAATATATCAGATTATTAGAAAGTTTTCCACTCACATATTGATGATAGTGAACAATAATCATACCCCACAGCAACGACCATTATGATATTTTTGGATAGACGATATTTTAAATAGGACCGAATacgagaaaatataaaattctttaaacAGAATCATGTGAAGATATTGGTTATAATATTCGGATACGATATAAATATCTCAAATCATGAGGACTTTGTTGGTATTTTTGGCTGAGAGgcgaaaaaatataaaagaaagaaaacatgtttttttacaaaacatattttctttgtttgattAGCCAGAAAGTAAAAGTTATGATGAAAAAAGACAgtaaacaagaagaagaaagaccAACAATctctagaaataaaaaaaattatttatttattttactttctttctaatttaaatttcaacattttctcttctctcttaatttcttttcaCTGGAAAAACTTAATTTACGTGAATAAAAACTTTCAAATGATCTAACACCACttgtatattaattttgttttttcggtgaagtatattattaataaataagtttactTTG harbors:
- the LOC114407059 gene encoding protein IQ-DOMAIN 1-like, translating into MGRKGNWFSSVMKALSPDSKEKKEQKSSKSKKKWFGKQKSETSVSYSEAHKAPPPPRPIPPPEAIKLTDIENEISHDHDYVVEVATAMDAEEPVPSVQIEPVRVEAAPIAHYAGKPKDEVAAIKIQTAFRGYLARRALRALRGLVRLKLLMEGPVVKRQATSTLHSMQTLSRLQSQIRSRRIRMLEENQALQRQLLQKHARELESLRMGEEWDDSLQSKEQIEAKLLSKYEATTRRERALAYAFTHQQNWKNSSRSVNPMFMDPTNPSWGWSWLERWMAARPWESRSHMDKELNDHSSVRSSSRSITGGEISKSFARFQLNLEKHSPTACQNPGSPSFQSTPSKPASISAKKPKKVSPSPRGSWVTDEDSKSLVSVQSDRFRRHSIAGSLVRDDESLASSPAVPSYMVPTQSAKAKSRTQSPLAPENGKAEKGSFGSAKKRLSFPASPARPRRHSGPPKVESSSLNAELAVDKGVDS